Proteins from a genomic interval of Drosophila willistoni isolate 14030-0811.24 chromosome 2L unlocalized genomic scaffold, UCI_dwil_1.1 Seg139, whole genome shotgun sequence:
- the LOC6638163 gene encoding protein PTHB1, whose protein sequence is MSLFNVCTWWSTQCPDSGEHYDVASLLCARFGLETQEKDYIIVGSQTGQLSIYYPHGKGYEATDLMLETQMSGPILGLYAGKFSGNVGNQNAQQLGVLQPNAIVIYNVQAVNGLSEHGSQLRLQLVVEHKFQRVAFSLCQGHFGQVKGREFYCIVHLDGTLTFYEQDGICYECRFPGQRALPAPVVYCQRTDSFYRFSATWFLQCYSYQDLSHSLISKSSYQPTWTQSIGEGIMDMRVVQVKDNCSNILILGEHNFISLDDNGRLNFMLKLDYAPKCFYSFVVGYYWEPGARLITAIISDSSKMHLYEEANIIWAAQYQSHATAPVAIQRSNVNDLPGAIVTLGPKGLLEVGYLGAEPYQFQVKPLNIEELSFAQAHKELQQLEDEIKEAVDVRDMDALNQQAADQVRLHFSIESKIADEDLDTLLMDVPADVAVKELPSAKGLLRFKIKAELTELQLVIHTPDGVRCSQDTFSMIDVPAGLSREIKLDFYISELLHIYTTKVQVVASFVSPRGIPRVIQQSSYLPLTMFYRMCQPQKAAGIKLTYTITSRHVQPKLSNFFHEFLEDHSESQALGLQLLCPGHEKLNEIITIVAAKNSNRLRIQSDYIETFGMILERIVETTLKQDTAKGHLRMDKKKPKRGILNRCVERIVAVPFIPSEPILHRVDAHHQTQQNIRKQTEQLEELWQQFKTLQRQLQELTESEPKEALTMQIETNYDQLILEGDKLVEIRRDERRQRSDVNCSIALAKWIIHALNLEERVVNVVNSVLSVPIEDWTELCWEESMAPGIDMLHHFGPLTRSKSTSTHGLLDANSGTKDTFDYTRFRRHFASLFDRIVRLATASSSSSAAAGADSSQVGEKSVEGMASKPVDEIANMQNMLADASVRPIGKLKTNMSSSLEAVEDDEEYDEDDLHEEPGYRKNYGPTDDSQKSGKDGKSRSEWVNEDFELPTTEELFSDLGIWW, encoded by the exons ATGTCGCTCTTTAATGTTTGCACTTGGTGGTCCACCCAATGTCCGGATTCGGGTGAGCATTACGATGTGGCAAGTTTATTGTGTGCTCGCTTTGGCTTGGAAACACAGGAGAAGGACTATATAATAGTCGGTTCGCAGACAGGACAATTGAGCATATATTATCCACATGGCAAGGGTTATGAGGCCACCGATTTGATGCTAGAGACACAGATGAGTGGTCCCATCTTGGGTCTTTATGCAGGCAAATTCAGTGG TAATGTGGGCAATCAAAATGCCCAACAGTTGGGAGTACTGCAACCCAATGCCATTGTTATCTACAATGTTCAAGCCGTGAATGGTCTATCCGAGCATGGATCCCAGTTGCGTCTGCAATTGGTGGTGGAGCACAAGTTCCAGCGAGTGGCATTCTCCCTTTGTCAGGGTCACTTTGGTCAGGTCAAGGGAAGAGAATTTTACTGTATTGTTCACTTGGATGGAACTTTAACGTTCTACGAACAGGATGGCATATGCTATGAGTGTCGTTTTCCTGGCCAGCGTGCTCTACCAGCTCCGGTGGTTTATTGCCAGCGCACCGATAGCTTCTATCGATTTAGTGCCACCTGGTTCTTGCAATGTTATAGCTATCAGGATCTATCCCATTCGTTGATTAGTAAAAGTAGCTATCAACCCACATGGACACAAAGCATTGGTGAAGGAATTATGGATATGAGAGTGGTGCAGGTGAAGGA CAACTGCTCGAATATCTTGATATTGGGTGAACATAATTTTATATCCTTAGATGATAATGGTAGATTGAATTTTATGCTTAAATTGGATTATGCCCCAAAATGTTTCTATAGCTTTGTGGTGGGCTACTATTGGG AACCTGGAGCACGTCTTATTACGGCCATTATTTCGGACTCATCGAAAATGCATCTCTATGAAGAGGCCAATATCATTTGGGCGGCTCAGTATCAATCTCATGCAACTGCTCCGGTGGCCATACAACGCTCGAATGTCAATGATTTGCCCGGAGCCATTGTCACCCTTGGACCAAAGGGTCTTCTTGAAGTTGGCTACTTGGGAGCGGAACCTTATCAGTTTCAGGTGAAGCCTCTGAACATTGAAGAGTTGAGTTTTGCCCAAGCCCACAAGGAATTGCAACAATTGGAGGATGAGATCAAAGAGGCAGTGGATGTACGTGATATGGATGCTCTTAATCAACAGGCAGCGGATCAAGTGCGTCTACATTTTAGCATTGAATCGAAGATAGCCGATGAGGATTTGGATACTTTGTTAATGGATGTGCCAGCCGATGTGGCTGTAAAGGAATTGCCCTCAGCCAAGGGTCTGCtaagatttaaaattaaagccGAATTGACCGAGTTGCAATTGGTGATACATACACCGGATGGAGTACGATGTAGTCAGGATACCTTCAGTATGATTGATGTACCTGCTGGTCTCAGTCGTGAGATTAAGCTGGACTTTTATATATCCGAATTACTGCACATTTATACCACAAAGGTGCAAGTGGTGGCCTCTTTTGTTAGCCCAAGG GGCATTCCTCGGGTTATTCAGCAAAGTTCCTATTTACCTCTGACCATGTTCTATCGCATGTGTCAGCCCCAAAAGGCAGCTGGCATCAAGTTGACCTACACCATTACCAGTCGTCATGTCCAGCCCAAGTTGAGTAACTTTTTTCATGAATTTCTTGAAGATCACAGTGAGAGTCAGGCCTTGGGTTTGCAATTACTTTGTCCTGGTCACGAGAAACTAAACGAAATCATCACCATAGTAGCAGCTAAGAATTCAAATCGTTTGAGAATCCAATCCGATTATATAGAGACTTTTGGTATGATATTGGAGAGGATTGTGGAGACTACATTGAAACAGGATACGGCCAAGGGACATCTACGCATGGATAAGAAGAAACCTAAACGGGGCATACTCAATCGTTGTGTGGAACGCATTGTGGCAGTTCCATTTATACCCAGTGAACCCATACTACATCGTGTGGATGCCCATCATCAGACGCAGCAAAATATACGCAAACAGACG GAACAATTGGAAGAACTTTGGCAACAATTCAAGACACTGCAACGTCAACTTCAAGAGCTAACTGAAAGCGAACCCAAAGAGGCATTGACTATGCAAATCGAAACCAATTATGACCAACTCATTTTGGAAGGTGACAAGCTAGTGGAAATACGACGTGATGAACGCAG ACAACGTTCAGACGTAAATTGCTCAATTGCGTTGGCCAAGTGGATTATTCACGCTTTGAACCTGGAAGAGCGTGTAGTGAACGTTGTTAATTCCGTTCTAAGTGTACCAATTGAGGACTGGACAGAATTG tgtTGGGAAGAATCGATGGCTCCTGGCATAGATATGTTGCATCATTTTGGACCTCTCACACGCTCCAAATCCACATCAACACATGGCCTCTTGGATGCCAACTCTGGCACCAAGGATACCTTTGATTATACTCGATTTCGCAGACATTTTGCCAGCCTATTTGATCGTATAGTTCGTTTAGCTACcgcctcatcctcatcctccgCCGCAGCCGGCGCTGATTCATCCCAAGTTGGGGAGAAGTCAGTTGAGGGAATGGCCTCAAAGCCTGTTGATGAAATAGCCAATATGCAAAACATGTTGGCTGATGCTTCAGTGCGTCCAATTGGCAAACTAAAGACCAACATGAGCAGCTCCCTGGAGGCTGTCGAGGATGATGAGGAATACGATGAAGATGATTTGCATGAGGAGCCTGGCTACCGTAAGAATTATGGACCCACTGATGATAGTCAGAAGTCTGGCAAAGACGGCAAATCTCGCTCCGAATGGGTAAACGAGGACTTTGAGCTGCCCACCACTGAGGAATTGTTTAGCGATTTGGGTATTTGGTGGTAA